Part of the Ammoniphilus sp. CFH 90114 genome, TCAGAGTAGGAATTATTGACACTGGAATTGACGCAAGACATCCCGATCTGAGAGATAATGTAAAAGGCGGCATTAATACAGTAGACACTTCTAGCCCCTTTGTCGACAGAAACGGCCATGGAACACATGTAGCGGGCATCGTTGCGGCTTTGAATAATCAAATTGGAGTTGTAGGCGTGAGCCCAAAAGCTGCTCTCTATGCTCTCAAGGCTTTTGACGCAGATGGTACGGCCTCTCTCACCGATATTGCCCAAGCGATTGATTGGGCGATCGACAACAACATCCGAATCCTTAATTTAAGCTTCGGTTCTAGGGATACGAGTAAGATCCTTCATCAAGCCATAAAGGCCGCATTAAAGAAGGGAATTCTTATGATTGCCTCCGCTGGAAATAGTTCAGAGACACTGGATTATCCTGCTCGTCATCCTGAAGTTCTCGCCGTTGGTGCCATTAATAAAAATGGAAGAGTTCCTTCCTTTAGCAACTTTGGTAAAACGTTGAATTACGTGGAACCAGGAGTAGACATCCTCTCTACCTGGCCAGAATCACCAAATTATAATACTCTCTCTGGAACTTCGATGGCCACTCCGCATCTCACAGGAATCTGTGCTCTACTGCTGTCCCAAGCTCCTGAGCTCACACCCTCTCAAATAAAGCGTATCTTAGACCGTTCTGCACAAAAGTTGCCTCGTATCTCCTCTCGTAAGCAAGGACGAGGTATTGTGAAAGTAAATAGGGTGCTATCCCTTGCGAATAGATTATCAAACAGAACATCTCCGTCTTAGGACGGAGATGTTTTCCGTTCTTAAGGTCAGTAGGAAGGAATGGGTGGCTTCTACTATACTAGGACTATACCTTTTCTTCCGTTGAGCCGAGGATGGGGCTATGCTATAGTTAAATTTATACTTGTGACAAGTAGTAAATAACTTCCCTAAGTTGGAGGTGGAAAGTCCAATGAACCGCTCACGCACGACGCGATACTTCTTAGGACTTATCATTATATTTACCGGTATTGGAATCTTATTTCACACCTTAGGCATCATGGACTTTCATCCCGGGAAACTGTTTCCTTTCCTTGTACTCTATTTTGCTGTTCGTTTATTGGAGCGGGGAAGAAAGATATTGGGAGGCATCCTATTTCTGTTTGGTTCCTTGTTTTTCCTAGATGCGTGGCTGTCTATACGGATCGGAGATCTTATTGGTTTTGCCCTTTCTTTTGCTATTATCTATTGGGGCTATCAGTTTATACGCTCAAAAAAGAAGGAAATCGAACTTCCTCCTGCCTCGATCCCACATCATTCTATGGATGAACAAGTAGAGGAAAAACAAGAACAACAACCTTCCCCACGACAAGGTGGGCCATCTTATACTATGGGCTCCCCCGAGATGAAGCAATCGCTCATCGGGAACCTCTTCTTAACAGGAAATCGATGGGAACTTAGAGATATGAACATTTGGCATGGGATTGGAGAAGTTAAACTCGATCTTTCTCGTGCATTAATACACAACGGAGAAAGTGTAGTCATGATAAGCGGATGGATCGGGGATATCGATATTTACGTTCCTTATGATCTCGATATTTCCTTAATCGCCAATGTTAATGTCGGGGATATTGATGTATTTGGGAATAAGCAAGGTGGCTTGAATCGAACTGTCACGTTAACGACTTCCAATTACCAGAATGCAGAAAAACGGGTTCGCATTATCGTCAACCTTCTCATAGGCGATATCGATATCACCTACGTGTAGGGGGCAAGAGACATGCCTGGAACTGAAAAAAAATTAACGAACATCCAATGGCAATTCATGCGTCATGCCATGTGGGGCTCCTTAGGTGCAGCTACTTTAGGCGGACTTTTCTTTTCTCTGATATGGTACCAAACCGAAGAACTAGTTTCTCTGCGCGAGTGGGCTTATCAAGCTTGGGAATGGAGCATCCCCCCCTTCCCTGGATTTCTGGTTATTAGTATCATGTTTATCATTTTGTGGGTCGTTGCCATCGTTATAGGAAGCAGCTTCGGGTACATTTACGGTAATTTATTAAAAAAGAGAATCGAGATCCTATTACACTCTGCAATGAAACTAGAACGTGGGAATCTAACTATTCGAATCCCTGACTTAGGTGACGATGAGATCGGGCAGCTCGCCCGCCAACTCAATGACATGACGATTCGCTTTCAACAGCAAGTGGCATCATTACAACGACTGTCCGCCCATAATGCAGAATTGACAGATCAAGTGAAACAAGCGGCTATTGTGGAAGAACGTCAGCGATTAGCCCGAGAGCTTCACGATGCGGTAAGCCAACAGCTCTTTGCCATCTCTATGACCATGGCCGCACTAAAACGAACACTAGCCCAGGACCCTGATAAAGCTAGCCGACAGGCCGAATTAGTAGAAGAAATGGCCGCAGCAGCCCAATCCGAAATGAGAGCTCTTCTCCTCCATCTCCGTCCGGCACACCTAGAAGGAAAAATGCTCCGTCAAGGCGTTGAAGATCTTCTTCGTGAACTTCAAGCCAAACACTCTTTAGCCTTTCACTGGTCCTTAGAAGAACTCCCCTCCATGCCCAAGGGAATGGAGGACCATTTATTCCGTATTCTGCAAGAAGCCTTATCTAATACACTACGTCATGCGAAAGCTCAACGAGTAGAAATCAAGTTAGTCGTCATCGAAAATAATCTGCGCTTGAAAATTACAGATGATGGTATTGGTTTTTCCTTAGACAAAGATCGTAAAGCCTCCTCCTATGGTATGGCTCTCATGCATGAACGAGTCGCTGAGATTGGGGGCGTACTGAATATCTCATCTGCCCCTGGGCAAGGAACATTGATTGAGGTAACCATCCCTTTAATCATGGGAAGAGGAAGCGAGGAAAGCGTGAATGAACAAAATGATTAAAGTACTTCTCGTCGATGATCATGAGATGGTCCGGATGGGACTAGCTGCTTATCTATCTACAGAAGACGATATTGAGGTCGTCGGTGAAGCGGGCAACGGAGCTGAAGGGGTTAAACTCGCAGATCAGACGAAGCCTGATGTAATCCTTATGGACCTTGTCATGGATGGTATGGACGGAATTGAAGCTACAAAACAAATTCGTTCAATTCATCCTGAGGGAAAAGTTATTGTCCTTACCAGCTTTATTGACGATGAGAAAGTGTATCCCGTTATTGAAGCTGGGGCCTTTAGTTACCTGTTAAAGACAGCGCGGGCGCCAGAGATTGTTCAAGCCATCCGCCAAGCTCATCAAGGCATGCCTGTTTTAGAATCCCAGGTGGCAGGAAAGATCATGAATCGCTTCCGTCAGGGAGAAAGCAAAGCCCTCCCCCATGAACAATTAACCGCACGCGAGTTAGAGGTCCTTAGGTTAATTGGCGAAGGAAAATCGAACCAGGACATTGCTGAAGAATTATTTATTGGGATTAAAACCGTAAAAACACATGTCAGTAATATTTTAGGTAAGCTAGATGTTGAAGATCGCACTCAAGTCGCCATTTATGCTCACCGACAAGGACTTTGCAAGTAAAATTAACCTCTGCATGAAGCACATCAGTAGATGACACCCTAAAAACAGGAGGTGCATCAAGAGATGTTGCTAAAACCATTTATCATACCCACTCTACTTCTTAGTTTAGCACTTAGCGGCTGTGGTACGACGACACAAGGGGCTCTACCTGCCGAGAAACCACCGGTTAATGTGCAGAATACAGGCAATGCGGCCAGAATACAGAATGCTCAAGCTCCTTCTGGGAATGCAGGACAAACCAATCAATGGCAATGGCAGGTCATTCCTTGGCAACCTAATCAGCAACAAGCTGCACCGTGGCAGCCAGCTCCTAGACAGGGGACACAGCCTCCTGCTCAGCAGCAACCGGCACAAGCACCAACGACACCAGCTCCCAATGCATCTGTGACCTTATCTGCAGCAGAACAACAGATGCTGACTTTAGTCAATCAGGAGCGCCAGCGCAATGGATTAAGCGCTCTAACTGCTCATCCAGAACTCACACGCTTAGCGCGTGTCAAGTCACAGGACATGATTACAGGGAATTACTTTTCCCATCAGTCTCCTACTCACGGATCCCCCTTTGACATGATAAGGAATGCGGGAGTAAGCTTCTCGACAGCTGGAGAAAATATAGCCGGTAACCAATCCGTAGATGGAGCCCATACCGCTCTCATGAATTCTCCAGGCCACCGTGCGAACATCCTAAGCAACGAATACAGCCATATCGGAATTGGGATTGTCTCGGGTGGAGCTTATGGGAATATGTTTACACAGATGTTTATTAAGCCGTAGAAGTAAAAAAACCGCCAAGGGATGGCGGTTTTTTTACTATTTAAGCAGCTAGACCAGCAGCTTTAAAGAGGACTATCCTCTTCATCCACAATCGCTGTCTCCGCCACCACGTCTGCGTCTCCTGCGTCTACGACGGCGATTGTCGTCATCACGAAGACGTACGATTTGCCCCCTAATTTCTCCAGCAGGATTTTGTACCGTATGCACATTGACATACGTATTTCCCAGCCTCATTTCTCGGATTAACGCAGCTAGTGAACGTCCTGCTAACGGTCCAACAAGATCAGCAGCTGTAATCGTACCGCGCACCACTCCGCGACGAACCGTAACTCCCCTTCTTAAAGGACCAAAAAGGAAAGCCACAACCGGACCGTTTTCTCGTCTTCTGCCAAGGTGGATATGAGCTTCTGTTGTCCTGCGGATATTTTCCACTTCCAGAACATAATGAAGTCTTCGGCGGTCACGACTTAGACGAAATCTAGCTCTTCCTGTCGCTCTGGTTACGACAGGAGGTACTTCTTCCGAGCCTCTTAGACGTGCAAAAAAGTTTCGCAATTTGATTTACTCCTTCCTCATGAATTATTACACTTTATTCTTGAATATAATGAAGAGATTGGAGAGGTGCCTAAGCGGTCAGAAATTCCCTGTCTAAATACGTGAGGTTAAAGAAGAGAAGAGAATCATGGAAGAGAGTGAAAGCCTGC contains:
- a CDS encoding S8 family peptidase, coding for MRNKDHLCVMYTSENDLLRFYSNLPAMAKQRIKLYPKWNALSLLNQDYEILKDRMAIQGESETKGPIIEQNVMYKLHQTYSDKQVTPWGVSRVQAPTAWSRNQGDGVRVGIIDTGIDARHPDLRDNVKGGINTVDTSSPFVDRNGHGTHVAGIVAALNNQIGVVGVSPKAALYALKAFDADGTASLTDIAQAIDWAIDNNIRILNLSFGSRDTSKILHQAIKAALKKGILMIASAGNSSETLDYPARHPEVLAVGAINKNGRVPSFSNFGKTLNYVEPGVDILSTWPESPNYNTLSGTSMATPHLTGICALLLSQAPELTPSQIKRILDRSAQKLPRISSRKQGRGIVKVNRVLSLANRLSNRTSPS
- the liaF gene encoding cell wall-active antibiotics response protein LiaF, producing the protein MNRSRTTRYFLGLIIIFTGIGILFHTLGIMDFHPGKLFPFLVLYFAVRLLERGRKILGGILFLFGSLFFLDAWLSIRIGDLIGFALSFAIIYWGYQFIRSKKKEIELPPASIPHHSMDEQVEEKQEQQPSPRQGGPSYTMGSPEMKQSLIGNLFLTGNRWELRDMNIWHGIGEVKLDLSRALIHNGESVVMISGWIGDIDIYVPYDLDISLIANVNVGDIDVFGNKQGGLNRTVTLTTSNYQNAEKRVRIIVNLLIGDIDITYV
- a CDS encoding sensor histidine kinase, whose translation is MPGTEKKLTNIQWQFMRHAMWGSLGAATLGGLFFSLIWYQTEELVSLREWAYQAWEWSIPPFPGFLVISIMFIILWVVAIVIGSSFGYIYGNLLKKRIEILLHSAMKLERGNLTIRIPDLGDDEIGQLARQLNDMTIRFQQQVASLQRLSAHNAELTDQVKQAAIVEERQRLARELHDAVSQQLFAISMTMAALKRTLAQDPDKASRQAELVEEMAAAAQSEMRALLLHLRPAHLEGKMLRQGVEDLLRELQAKHSLAFHWSLEELPSMPKGMEDHLFRILQEALSNTLRHAKAQRVEIKLVVIENNLRLKITDDGIGFSLDKDRKASSYGMALMHERVAEIGGVLNISSAPGQGTLIEVTIPLIMGRGSEESVNEQND
- a CDS encoding response regulator transcription factor, whose amino-acid sequence is MIKVLLVDDHEMVRMGLAAYLSTEDDIEVVGEAGNGAEGVKLADQTKPDVILMDLVMDGMDGIEATKQIRSIHPEGKVIVLTSFIDDEKVYPVIEAGAFSYLLKTARAPEIVQAIRQAHQGMPVLESQVAGKIMNRFRQGESKALPHEQLTARELEVLRLIGEGKSNQDIAEELFIGIKTVKTHVSNILGKLDVEDRTQVAIYAHRQGLCK
- a CDS encoding CAP domain-containing protein gives rise to the protein MLLKPFIIPTLLLSLALSGCGTTTQGALPAEKPPVNVQNTGNAARIQNAQAPSGNAGQTNQWQWQVIPWQPNQQQAAPWQPAPRQGTQPPAQQQPAQAPTTPAPNASVTLSAAEQQMLTLVNQERQRNGLSALTAHPELTRLARVKSQDMITGNYFSHQSPTHGSPFDMIRNAGVSFSTAGENIAGNQSVDGAHTALMNSPGHRANILSNEYSHIGIGIVSGGAYGNMFTQMFIKP
- a CDS encoding CHRD domain-containing protein, which translates into the protein MRNFFARLRGSEEVPPVVTRATGRARFRLSRDRRRLHYVLEVENIRRTTEAHIHLGRRRENGPVVAFLFGPLRRGVTVRRGVVRGTITAADLVGPLAGRSLAALIREMRLGNTYVNVHTVQNPAGEIRGQIVRLRDDDNRRRRRRRRRRGGGDSDCG